AGCGGGACGATCACATGCGGCACGCCCACCGGGACCGCGGGCAATTTCCCGATCAACGTGAAGACCGGGTACACGAAAGTGACAGTTTCATTTACAGCGAATCCGAACGCGGCGGCCGTCACTGGCTTCTCCGCCACGCTCACTAACAGCACCGGCGGGGCAAGTTCTTCGACGGCTGTCGGGACCGGAATCACGGGAACAGGCACTTCGGGAGCATGGAGCCTCACAGCGAGTTGCAATGGCCCGCCGACGGCAACTGTCGCCATCGCTTGGGTGATTTCCCAGAGATAAGGCCCTCACCCCCTTGGGAAAACTTCATCCTTCGGGACGCTCGTCGGAAACTGTGAAGTTGGGCTTCGTCGCGTCGCTACTTCTATTCTCCATGATTGGTGGTTGCACGCAGACCGCTGATGAGGGAAGCGGCCCTCCAACTGACGACCAGGGAAAAGGCCTGACGCCGCCCGAGGATGGCATCGCGAACGACACGCAGATGAACGAAACGACGGCACAACAAGGCACGCGATTCAAGATCGCCGTAGATCATGATCACACGCAAGCCCCGGAAAACAAGGTGCTTGATGTCCCACCCGGCGCCGGTGTGACCGTGATCAAACTTGGCTTTCGTCCGCTCACAACCGCTGGCCCCGCGGCCGCGTGCGAAGGTAATGGGGCGCTAGTGGTGTTGAAGACTCCGAGCGGAAACGAAAGCCGCCGATTGGAGGCGGACACGGGTCCGGCGCTGCCGGACGGCTGGTGCAACTGGACTTCGGGGGGAGTGAAATCGCCCGTCGCCGGAAGGTGGACCGCCGAATTCTCCGGAACGGCCGCCGTGCGGGGAATCGTGGAAATGAGCGCCGACTAGTCAACTGACGTGACGACGGTCAGGACGGGTAAGATGAAAATCGCATTTACGCCCCGCGCTATCGATTTAGCAGACCTCGTTGCGATGGTCAACCTTGGACCCCCGCCTCCCGCGTGGATTCCAAACGTCTACTCGACCGCCTCCCGGAGCTCGAATGCCGCATGGGCATCGATCGGCAACCGGGAAGCGCGCATTGCAAGCGACCTATCCTCCGCGCGCGTGATCATGACGTCCACCAGTGCCATCTCGAGCGCGACGCTCGTGGATGCAACGGGGGCCACAAGAGGCGGCTCGACGGGAAACAACATGCCGACGCTCACGAGCAGCGCGGGCCCATCGGGGGATTGGCGACTTACGATTTCCTGCACAGGACCGAACGCGGTCTCAATTGTCGTGTCGTGGAATGTGTCAGCAAACTAGCCGACAAGTGTCCGATAAGCTGCGCCTGGGGTCGTGCCCGACAATGATTCTTGCTATGCCGGAGACGGTGCCCGAGGAACAAACGTCGCGGCCCCGCAGGAACGCGCAAGGCGGTCCATGCAAGCCCTTGTTCTCTGTGAATCTTGCCGCGGAAATGCGTCGGATCTGGATGGTCATGGGGTTTGTATACAAACACTAATTTGAATACATTGCGAAAACATATATAGTTGCCACGCCAAATAATGACTGGTGACCGAAGTAGTAAGCTTCCGGCCCACATCGGAAGAGCTTGAGATCATCGAGATCGCCAAGAAGACGCGAGGGCTCGACAACACCGCGGACGCCGTCCGGTTCCTCATACGCCGTGGCGCGTATGAGCCCGGAAGCCTCGCCGACGAGCCGGTTTTCCGGCTCCGAGCGCCAAAACGGTTCCGAGGCGGGGAAGGCATGACCAGCAAGGAGCTGGATGAATCGCTTTACGGCGGGAAACCGTAATGCGCCTCATCGCGTGGGACACGTGGGCGTTCCTCGAAAGCTACTTCGAATGGCCAAGGCACGAAGCTGTCCGGGCGCTCCTTGCGGATGCCAGCATGGTATTCACGGTCCGCGATGTGGTGGCGGAGAGTTTCAACCACATCGTCCATAAGACGGGACGCACAGAAGAGGCGTGGACGTGGCTGGAATCGCTCTCCGCAAGCCGCGTGAAAGTGTACGAACCGTCGTTTCGGGACGTCTACGCGTTCATGGGGCAACAGTCAAGAACCGGATCGTTGAGTTTCACCGATCACGCACTCGCATACGCGGCCGTGCGAGACGACGTCGTCGAGATCGCCACGGAGGACGCCGAATTCAGACGGTTGGACCTCGTGCCGATATTCGCCCGATCATAGGCCGTGTCCAGTCCAGGATGGCAGATTCTCGGATCGACGTCGCTGCGCCTCACACAAGAACCGGCTCCAGAATAGGCCGCGCCATTCAACCGCAATCACCCTTCCGCCGGCCCACCCGGTCATTTGATCCTCGACCGGTCGCCGGAAACGCACGGCGGCAGCGCCGAAGCGACCTCGCCTGAAAGTCTGGAAAAGTCGGATAGTTGGCCGCGACCAATCCACGGGTTCCGTCAGCCGAACGTCACGGTCACGCCAGGCGGGAGCTCCGTCGCTCCTTCCGCGGCCACCTGCGTTTCGAAGCCGACCTCGATCGGCGCAAGGGTCTTCTTCCCGTGCCCCGCGCGGATCGCCGAAAAGTCGATCATCCTTTTTGCCCCCGGCCGCATTACGAGTGCGACGCGTGAATGCCGATTGAAATCCTCGAGACCATAGCCCGTTGCGGCCGCGATCTCCTCCGAGAACGTGGCGACCTCTTCGGGGCTTGGCACATTGTCCCATGACATGCGCGTCCTTGAGGGTCCCACGAACTCGTATGCCTTGCACTCGATGAAATCAGGTTTGGCGATCTTGTCGAGTTCAATGAACTCGGCCGTCGCGTCCATGTTCCATCCCTTGATTATCGTGTGCCGGATCACCTTTCGGCATTCAAGCGACGGTAGGATCTCCAGTGTCTTCATGACACGCGCCCACGCGTCTTTCGTGGTCGGGACCCCGAGTGAGTTGAACATCGTCTCGTTCACCGAGTCGAGGCTCACGTACAACTGTGTCGGGAGCGGGTCCAACGTGGCGAGTATCTCTGGCGTCGTTCCGTTCGTCACGAGGAACGTCGACACGCCGCGGTCGTGCATCTCCGAAATGAACTTCGCGAGCTTCGGGTAGAAAGTGGGCTCGCCCGTGAGGCTGATGGCGACGTGGCGCGGTTGGAGCGCTTCGGCGAAGCGCTCCTTCGACACGCGGGGGTCGCCTTTGAAGCCTGAAAGGAGTCGCCGCTGCTGCTTGATGGATTCCTCTATTATGAACCCCGGTTCGTCCCAGTGCCCGGCCAACTTGTCGTCCCATCCTTGGAAACGCCAGCAATAAAGACAGGTCTTGTTGCAGTAATTGACGACCGGCGTCATCTGAAGACAGCGGTGACTCTCGATGCCGTAGAACTGGTGCTTGTAGCAACCCGCTCCACCGGAAAGCATCGACTTCGTCCAGTGGCAGACCTTGACCCCGCTGTGCTCGCCCACAAGGCCGTAGCCCTGTTTTTCGAGTATCTGGCGAAGAGCCTGGTCCACGAAGGGCGGCTAAAGCGCAGCGGCGTATAAGGGTTTCTTCGGCGCCGCCACCTGATCATCTCGAAGCAAGCCTTGGCGAAATCCGAGTCCTACGTGAACGCGCGTTTGATCGCGAGGTCCTTCATCAAGGCGGATGAAGGCGTAACCGAGAGATCGACCCCCCGATCGCCGTGAAGAAGCCGGTGACCCCCAAAACACCGGAGAGCGCCCTATTCACGCGGTGGTTGAGGTTCAGTCCCAGTAGGAAGACGGCGAGGAACATCATGCCGACGACGGAGGCGAGGTCGGGGAGCAGCTCGATCTGGAACGCTATCCAGGGTTGGACGCCTCCATAGCAAGATAAAGAGTGTGGCTTGTGCTCGGGGGCTCATTGCCCAACGATAGTGACACGCGTGGTCGTCACGTCTTGGATCGGCCTATCGGCACTGTCCGTCTGGACCGATGCGATCGCCGCGACGATCTCCATCCCGTCTATCGTCTGCGCAAAGACCGCGTACCCGGGAGCCCCACTGTACTGGATCTTGAAGTTGTCGTCGTCGAGCCTGTGCTGCGGCCCGTCGCAGACGTAGAACTGCGCCGTCGCGGTATCCGGTTCGGTCTCGCGTGCCATGCCCCACGCTCCGTCCCAATGGCGTAACCCGGTCTGGTTCTCCAGTTCGATCGAAGGGTATGTGGTCGGTTTTTCGGTACCGTTTGCCAAGACCCCACCGCCCTGTATCACGAAATTGTCGATGACGCGGTGGAATACCGTGCCCTCGTAGAACCCGTCGGACGCGTACTTGATGAAGTTCGCAGTCGAGATCGGCGCCTTGTTCTCGAAGAGCTCCGCGACGAACCACCCCGTCGTGGTGCAGATGATCGCAAGACGGTTCGATGCGGCGTGATCCATCCTCGCCGCCGAGAACTCGAAGGCCGTGCGGTTTCCGAGGACCCCGGCCTTGTCCACAGGACACGCGCCCGTGTGGTCGAAAGGGCCGGTGTAGCCGGTCGGGCCGGTCCCAAGGCAACCCGCCACTCCCATTGCGAAAAGAAGCGCTGCGACGCCGAGCACGGGGCGTTTCATGGCGGCCGCTGGAGGGCATTGTGGGTAGAAAAAACCGCCTCTTGTGCCGCGTAGTCGTGAACTCAAACGCGGCGGCGCAGCGCGACGAGCGCGATGCCCGCGGCGCCAAGAATCGCGAACGCCTCGAACCCTGGCGATTTCTTGTCCGTGGCTGTGTTCCCGCCAGTGGCCTTCACGGTCATCTTGCCCGTCATCGTGGAGGGGTGGAGATTGCAAAGGAACCCGAAGGTCCCGGCCTTCGACGCGCTGAACGCCACGCTTTCGGATTGGCCGCCGTTGAGGTTCTTCGTGTGATAGGCGTTGTATGGCGCCTCGACGAACCACAGGTTGTGCGGCAAGTCCTTATCGTCGTTGGTCACGTTGATTACCACATCGGCGCCCTGGTCGACGGTGAATTCGTTCGGTTTTCCGCTGTTCGGCGTCACGATGATCGTGCTAATGTCCTTGAAGCTCATGGCGAACGTACTATCGGCGCTGACGAGTCCGGCGGCGGAGATCACAAGGAAGCCCGCGAGGGTAATCACGAGGATGGCGTTTTTTTGTTTTGACATGCCTACCGCTCGACGATTAGGAATATATTATAAGAAGATTTTGGCGGGGCAGTACGGTACCGCCCCGCAATTGATCCTTTCCTACGCGCTCGGCGCGTCCACTTCGTTGACGACGAAGCCGTTCAATTGGACGGAGGCGTCGGACGTGAGACGCACGACCAGCGTGTCACCAGGCACGTAGGTCGACCAGAAGTCGAGGCCACCCTCAAGGCTGTAGGTGCCGAACACGGTTCCCGCAGCGTCCTCCACACTCGCGAAGTCGAAGCTCGTTTCGACGTCGAAGTCCTCAAAGTGGGCGCTCACGGCGGAGGCCCCGGGGACGGTCCTCGTCCAGACGACGTTCGCATCGGCCGGGTACGGGTGTGGCGTCTCGATGGGCGTTATGGCCACCACGTTGAGTTCGGGGCCGGGACCTTCCACCGGAACGGACGTCCCCTGCCAATAGGCCTCGCGCACCGCGTGGTTCGCCTCCATGTATGGCTTGGCGAGCCCTTTCACGGCCGGCGGCGCTGGTATCGAGTAGTCGCCGCTTTGAACGACGGCCACGATGTCGTCGGTGGACCGTGCGTCGATGTGGCCCCAGCCGATTTCAGCCCAGGGTGCCACAGGCACCACGCCGACGTCGCCGTTCCAATGGAGACCGGCCAAGTAGACCGTGCCCGTCTCAAGCCAATCGTTGTAGTAGGCGCTCTTGTTCAATGCAGCGCGCATCTCGACGTTACCGACTCCCATGGACGGGACGAAGTCCCCGCCGCTGATGCCACCCGTGTAACCGCTCGCCGCGCGTAACGCATAAATCGCGCCTGCCGTGGTGCCGGCCGCCGTCGGGCAAGAGAAACTCGTGCCTCCGGTCTCGACGGTCGCATTGTGCGACGTGCGGTCCGCCGCCGTCACAGTGTAGTTGCTTGCGATGTCCGGATAGACGGTGGACGCCATTATCTCGCGACCCTGCCCACCTTCCTGCGTCCCCGTGACGGAGATCACCCATGGGACGCCGTCGAGGGAATCGGTGGGAAGCGGCGAAGGGTCGTTTCCCGCGCTCACGAAGATTATCTTCCCCGCGTCGTAGGCCTTCTTCGTGGCCTCCGGGACCTCGGGTCCTCCAAGCGGGACGTTTCCGGCCGCGCCCACGGAGATACTGATCACGTCGATCCACGGCTGCTCGGCCGCCCACTCGACCCCTTCGGCGAGTGTGAGGAGGTCAACGGCGGTCCCGTCCGTCTCAGGTTGCACTTGGACTATTATCGCACCCGGGAACGCG
This is a stretch of genomic DNA from Euryarchaeota archaeon. It encodes these proteins:
- a CDS encoding PIN domain-containing protein, encoding MRLIAWDTWAFLESYFEWPRHEAVRALLADASMVFTVRDVVAESFNHIVHKTGRTEEAWTWLESLSASRVKVYEPSFRDVYAFMGQQSRTGSLSFTDHALAYAAVRDDVVEIATEDAEFRRLDLVPIFARS
- a CDS encoding 4-demethylwyosine synthase TYW1, whose product is MDQALRQILEKQGYGLVGEHSGVKVCHWTKSMLSGGAGCYKHQFYGIESHRCLQMTPVVNYCNKTCLYCWRFQGWDDKLAGHWDEPGFIIEESIKQQRRLLSGFKGDPRVSKERFAEALQPRHVAISLTGEPTFYPKLAKFISEMHDRGVSTFLVTNGTTPEILATLDPLPTQLYVSLDSVNETMFNSLGVPTTKDAWARVMKTLEILPSLECRKVIRHTIIKGWNMDATAEFIELDKIAKPDFIECKAYEFVGPSRTRMSWDNVPSPEEVATFSEEIAAATGYGLEDFNRHSRVALVMRPGAKRMIDFSAIRAGHGKKTLAPIEVGFETQVAAEGATELPPGVTVTFG
- a CDS encoding peptidylprolyl isomerase; amino-acid sequence: MKRPVLGVAALLFAMGVAGCLGTGPTGYTGPFDHTGACPVDKAGVLGNRTAFEFSAARMDHAASNRLAIICTTTGWFVAELFENKAPISTANFIKYASDGFYEGTVFHRVIDNFVIQGGGVLANGTEKPTTYPSIELENQTGLRHWDGAWGMARETEPDTATAQFYVCDGPQHRLDDDNFKIQYSGAPGYAVFAQTIDGMEIVAAIASVQTDSADRPIQDVTTTRVTIVGQ
- a CDS encoding cupredoxin domain-containing protein, coding for MSKQKNAILVITLAGFLVISAAGLVSADSTFAMSFKDISTIIVTPNSGKPNEFTVDQGADVVINVTNDDKDLPHNLWFVEAPYNAYHTKNLNGGQSESVAFSASKAGTFGFLCNLHPSTMTGKMTVKATGGNTATDKKSPGFEAFAILGAAGIALVALRRRV